In Arthrobacter sp. PAMC25284, a single genomic region encodes these proteins:
- a CDS encoding SRPBCC domain-containing protein, producing MTNNLSVVINSDAQQVWTMLREPALVAQWHGWTADDQAAEINEIYFSPNVVEAADHTSLKVDGGDIFTLHPVQTGTEVSITRSAVDHDSEWAAWDEDITQGWLTFLHQLRFALERHPHGKRKTLFCSVPGTGGSAIEKLGLDGLPAAGEPYSLTLATGEKISGKVWFRSNHQAGLTVHSYAEHGEGLVIVADQPAIPELRPDGGSLIIVSTYDLGAHQLESIRTHWDSWRAENYPTSEPMR from the coding sequence ATGACGAACAATCTGAGCGTTGTGATCAATTCCGACGCGCAGCAAGTCTGGACCATGCTGCGCGAACCCGCCCTGGTGGCCCAATGGCACGGCTGGACTGCCGATGACCAGGCTGCCGAGATCAACGAGATTTATTTCAGCCCGAACGTCGTCGAAGCCGCCGACCACACGTCCCTCAAGGTCGACGGCGGCGACATCTTCACCCTCCACCCGGTCCAGACCGGCACCGAGGTCAGCATTACCCGGTCTGCGGTTGACCACGACTCCGAGTGGGCCGCGTGGGACGAGGACATCACCCAGGGCTGGCTGACCTTCCTCCACCAGTTGCGCTTCGCGCTGGAGCGGCACCCGCACGGAAAACGGAAAACCCTGTTCTGCTCCGTGCCCGGCACCGGCGGGTCCGCGATTGAGAAGCTCGGACTCGACGGGTTGCCCGCCGCCGGGGAACCCTACTCGCTGACGCTGGCCACCGGCGAGAAAATCTCCGGCAAAGTCTGGTTCCGCAGCAACCATCAGGCCGGCCTGACCGTACACAGTTACGCCGAGCACGGGGAAGGCCTCGTGATCGTGGCGGACCAGCCCGCCATCCCGGAGCTCCGGCCCGACGGCGGATCCCTGATCATCGTCTCGACCTACGATCTGGGGGCCCACCAGCTGGAGTCCATCCGGACCCATTGGGACTCCTGGCGGGCTGAGAACTACCCCACATCGGAGCCGATGCGCTAA
- the tgt gene encoding tRNA guanosine(34) transglycosylase Tgt, whose amino-acid sequence MPANSETPAPALQPARQSEFSFRVGKRLTETCSPSAGQVAENGGEFLGRTGTIATPHGEIQTPAFIAVGTKATVKAVLPESVAELGAQAVLANAYHLYLQPGAEILDEAGGLGSFMNWAGPTFTDSGGFQVMSLGAGFKKVIDMKSVDQSGPDDAVAPGKERLAHVDEEGVWFKSHLNGDRHRFSPEISMNVQHQIGADIMFAFDELTTLQNSRGYQEESLERTRRWAERCITEHFRLTTERAGKPYQALFGVIQGAQYEDLRRKACRDLGAMNFDGFGIGGALEKENLGTIVRWCTEELPENKPRHLLGISEPDDIFTAIENGADTFDCVSPTRVARNSAFYHPTGRYNLSGAKYKRDFGPLQDGCDCYACLHYSRAYIHHLFKAKEMLSATLISIHNERFVVKMVDDARLAIEAGNFFDFKAETLGQYYS is encoded by the coding sequence GTGCCAGCCAATAGTGAAACGCCCGCCCCTGCCCTCCAGCCTGCCCGGCAGTCCGAGTTCTCCTTCCGCGTCGGCAAGCGCCTGACTGAAACCTGCTCGCCGTCGGCCGGGCAAGTGGCTGAGAACGGCGGGGAGTTCCTGGGCCGCACCGGAACCATCGCCACGCCACATGGCGAGATCCAGACACCGGCCTTCATCGCAGTCGGCACCAAGGCCACCGTCAAGGCCGTGTTGCCTGAATCCGTCGCCGAACTGGGCGCCCAGGCCGTATTGGCGAACGCCTACCACCTCTACCTCCAGCCTGGCGCGGAGATCCTGGATGAAGCCGGCGGGCTCGGCTCGTTCATGAACTGGGCCGGCCCCACGTTCACGGACTCCGGCGGGTTCCAGGTCATGAGCCTGGGAGCCGGGTTCAAGAAGGTCATCGACATGAAATCCGTAGACCAATCCGGACCGGACGACGCCGTGGCTCCGGGCAAAGAACGCCTGGCCCACGTGGACGAGGAAGGCGTGTGGTTCAAGAGCCACCTCAATGGCGACCGGCACCGGTTCAGCCCCGAAATCTCCATGAATGTCCAGCACCAGATCGGCGCGGACATCATGTTCGCCTTCGACGAGCTGACCACGCTGCAAAACTCCCGCGGCTACCAGGAAGAATCCCTCGAACGCACCCGGCGCTGGGCCGAACGGTGCATTACGGAGCACTTCCGGCTCACGACCGAACGTGCCGGCAAGCCCTACCAGGCCCTCTTCGGAGTCATTCAGGGCGCGCAGTACGAGGACCTGCGCCGCAAAGCCTGCCGGGACCTCGGCGCGATGAACTTCGACGGCTTCGGCATCGGCGGTGCGCTCGAGAAGGAGAACCTCGGCACGATCGTGCGCTGGTGCACCGAGGAACTGCCGGAAAACAAACCCCGGCACCTGCTCGGCATCTCGGAGCCGGATGACATTTTCACCGCGATTGAGAACGGCGCGGACACGTTCGACTGTGTCTCCCCCACCCGGGTGGCCCGCAACTCCGCGTTCTACCACCCCACCGGCCGCTACAACCTCTCCGGCGCCAAGTACAAGCGCGACTTCGGCCCGCTCCAGGATGGCTGCGACTGCTACGCCTGCCTGCACTACTCCCGGGCCTACATCCACCACCTGTTCAAGGCCAAAGAGATGCTCTCGGCGACGCTCATCTCAATCCACAATGAGCGGTTCGTGGTGAAAATGGTGGACGATGCCCGGCTGGCGATCGAGGCCGGCAATTTCTTCGACTTCAAGGCAGAGACGCTGGGGCAGTACTACTCCTAG
- a CDS encoding type IV toxin-antitoxin system AbiEi family antitoxin domain-containing protein — translation MSQKPLPEIPGSATLWRTDQLKEAGLTSRAIEHQIQAGELIRLRRGCYACGSWWIGLGHSARRRQLIFAHAQGTLTTSTGGSVYSHVSAARLHGLHLWAVDERIHLTQESCPSRISHGRDVVAHTRPLAPGDVMSKAGLRCTSLERTVLDCCLIFNNRQSLILMDHACRLGVDISILRDRCSALAGRSGVVSLRRALELADARSESAGESLTRELLFRLKIEPPVLQHVVRTPVGEHRLDFAWPARRVALEFDGKTKYFDYSPTGEVLFAERRREKALMEQGWTFIRTEWKDLFNEAAFKRRVLRALGGGAQVGAR, via the coding sequence ATGAGCCAGAAACCCTTGCCGGAAATCCCAGGATCAGCGACGCTGTGGCGCACGGACCAGCTCAAGGAAGCCGGGCTGACCTCCCGGGCTATCGAGCATCAAATCCAGGCCGGCGAACTCATCCGCCTGCGCAGAGGCTGCTACGCCTGCGGAAGCTGGTGGATCGGGTTGGGGCACTCCGCACGCCGTCGTCAGCTGATCTTCGCGCACGCCCAGGGAACACTGACGACGTCGACCGGCGGCTCCGTCTACAGCCACGTCTCCGCCGCCCGCCTTCATGGCCTGCACCTGTGGGCCGTCGACGAGCGGATTCATCTGACGCAGGAAAGCTGCCCGTCCCGGATTTCCCACGGGCGCGACGTCGTGGCCCATACCCGGCCGCTGGCGCCCGGGGACGTGATGTCCAAGGCGGGGCTCCGATGCACCTCGCTGGAGCGCACGGTGCTGGATTGCTGCCTCATCTTCAACAACCGGCAGTCGTTGATCCTGATGGACCACGCCTGCCGCCTCGGCGTGGACATATCCATCCTTCGGGACCGGTGCAGCGCCCTGGCGGGCCGCAGCGGCGTCGTGTCTTTGCGCCGGGCGCTGGAGCTGGCGGATGCCCGTTCCGAGTCAGCCGGTGAAAGCCTGACCCGGGAGTTGCTTTTCCGGCTCAAGATCGAACCGCCGGTGTTGCAGCATGTGGTCCGCACACCGGTTGGGGAACATCGGCTGGATTTCGCCTGGCCGGCACGAAGGGTTGCCCTCGAGTTTGATGGCAAGACCAAGTACTTCGATTACAGCCCTACCGGTGAGGTCCTGTTTGCGGAACGCCGGCGCGAAAAAGCCCTCATGGAACAGGGCTGGACGTTCATCCGGACCGAATGGAAAGACCTGTTCAACGAGGCAGCCTTCAAGCGCCGCGTGCTCCGGGCCCTCGGCGGAGGCGCTCAAGTCGGGGCCAGGTGA
- a CDS encoding transposase encodes MDFVVPVRRSGRSHFTLEQKHAILDEYEKCLERGSRIAFCRAVGIGDNTVRLWVQQREAGELRSSIKQGNEDQRLNAGDKQQLKRVLKENEILKAKLARAEAAVDILGKASALLDAMAKSAAATDPVLEEPEPGRPEWLVPKSGKTSP; translated from the coding sequence ATGGATTTTGTTGTCCCTGTCCGTCGCTCCGGGAGGAGCCACTTCACTCTCGAGCAAAAGCACGCGATTCTGGATGAGTACGAGAAGTGCCTGGAGCGTGGGTCCCGGATCGCGTTCTGCCGGGCTGTGGGTATCGGCGATAACACCGTCCGGCTCTGGGTCCAGCAACGCGAGGCCGGGGAGCTGAGGTCCAGCATCAAGCAAGGGAACGAGGACCAGCGGTTGAACGCAGGCGACAAACAGCAGCTTAAGCGGGTGTTGAAGGAGAACGAGATCCTCAAGGCCAAGCTGGCCCGGGCCGAGGCGGCGGTGGACATTCTGGGAAAAGCTTCCGCGCTCTTGGACGCCATGGCCAAGAGCGCGGCGGCGACCGATCCGGTGCTGGAAGAACCGGAGCCGGGCCGGCCGGAGTGGTTGGTGCCAAAGTCTGGAAAGACATCGCCCTGA
- a CDS encoding IS3 family transposase, whose protein sequence is MVGAKVWKDIALTFAGNLITAGWSAVKTCALLGLHRTTWYRHLSPPVPAGVTVPRRDRAYPNRITTAEAEEFMELLNSEDYGNLSVTQAYYRMLDAGYCSFSIAAAHRIVAAHGQNGDRRALRGGTGPGRVKPVLVATAPNQLWSWDITMLHGSGKHTYKLYTIIDVYSRKVVGHRVEHGETAALAAALIRDAVAGNRQRPAVLHADNGGPMRAGTTLDLARSLGIELSYSRPRVSNDNPYSESLFKTVKYDLDFPPRFQDLQHARAHMAAFLADYNANHRHSGLNYYTPDTVHHGLVEQARRQRQATLDACHARNPHRYRRKPTAPGAPGHAGINYKETNQLSQTA, encoded by the coding sequence GTGGTTGGTGCCAAAGTCTGGAAAGACATCGCCCTGACCTTCGCCGGCAATCTGATCACGGCGGGCTGGTCAGCGGTGAAGACCTGCGCCCTGCTGGGCCTCCACCGCACCACCTGGTACCGGCATCTGAGTCCTCCTGTCCCGGCAGGGGTCACCGTGCCGCGCCGTGACCGGGCTTACCCGAACCGGATCACCACGGCCGAGGCTGAGGAGTTCATGGAGCTGCTCAACTCCGAGGACTACGGGAATCTCTCGGTCACCCAGGCCTATTATCGGATGCTCGACGCCGGGTACTGCTCCTTCTCGATTGCGGCAGCCCACCGGATCGTCGCCGCGCACGGGCAGAACGGGGACCGCCGCGCACTACGCGGCGGCACGGGCCCGGGACGGGTCAAGCCGGTCCTGGTCGCGACGGCCCCGAACCAGCTCTGGAGCTGGGACATCACCATGCTCCACGGCTCCGGCAAACACACGTACAAGCTCTACACAATCATCGACGTCTACTCCCGCAAGGTCGTTGGGCACCGGGTCGAACACGGAGAAACAGCGGCCCTGGCGGCCGCTCTCATCAGGGACGCGGTCGCGGGAAACCGGCAGCGCCCCGCGGTGCTGCATGCCGATAACGGGGGCCCGATGCGCGCCGGCACGACCTTGGACCTCGCCCGGTCTCTGGGCATCGAACTCTCCTACTCCCGCCCGCGGGTTTCCAACGACAACCCCTACTCGGAATCCCTGTTCAAGACGGTCAAATATGACCTCGACTTCCCCCCACGGTTCCAGGATCTCCAGCACGCCCGGGCCCACATGGCCGCGTTCCTGGCGGACTACAACGCCAACCACCGCCACAGCGGCCTGAACTACTACACGCCGGACACCGTCCACCACGGGCTCGTCGAACAGGCCCGCAGGCAACGGCAGGCAACACTGGACGCCTGCCACGCACGCAACCCCCACAGGTACCGCCGCAAACCGACAGCGCCCGGCGCCCCCGGCCACGCCGGCATCAACTACAAAGAAACCAACCAGCTGTCACAAACAGCTTGA
- a CDS encoding queuosine precursor transporter, with translation MSSAKTFPVATPAKFASIGSPYFGIMLAVMAVVLILSNIGASKGVAVGPIITDGGFFLFPLAYILGDVISEVYGFKVARKAIVTSFALSVFASLCYWIIIALPGFDDDFGTAKQASLEGALGPVPQIVLASLLAFFAGQTINSWILVKMKERTGEKSLWARLMGSSGAGEFVDTLIFCSIAASVIGINDAASFVNYVLVGFVYKTLVEFAFVPVTSHAIGWVKRREPSYGA, from the coding sequence ATGTCCTCCGCCAAGACCTTTCCGGTCGCCACGCCTGCCAAGTTCGCCTCGATCGGGTCGCCGTATTTCGGCATCATGCTCGCCGTTATGGCCGTGGTTCTGATCCTGTCCAACATTGGGGCGTCCAAGGGTGTGGCGGTTGGTCCGATCATCACCGACGGCGGATTCTTCCTCTTCCCGCTCGCGTACATCCTCGGCGACGTCATCAGCGAGGTCTACGGATTCAAGGTCGCCCGCAAGGCCATCGTGACCTCCTTTGCCCTCTCCGTTTTCGCCTCGCTGTGTTACTGGATCATCATTGCGCTGCCGGGCTTCGACGATGACTTTGGGACCGCCAAGCAGGCCTCGCTCGAAGGCGCCCTGGGTCCGGTTCCGCAAATCGTCCTGGCGTCCCTGCTGGCCTTCTTCGCGGGCCAGACGATCAACTCGTGGATCCTGGTCAAGATGAAGGAGCGCACCGGCGAAAAGTCGCTGTGGGCTAGGCTCATGGGATCGTCCGGGGCGGGCGAGTTCGTGGACACCCTGATCTTCTGCAGCATCGCAGCCTCGGTCATCGGGATCAACGACGCCGCGTCCTTCGTCAACTACGTTCTGGTAGGTTTCGTCTACAAGACCCTCGTGGAGTTCGCCTTTGTGCCGGTGACCTCGCACGCGATCGGCTGGGTCAAAAGGCGCGAACCGAGCTACGGGGCCTAA
- a CDS encoding hydroxymethylpyrimidine/phosphomethylpyrimidine kinase: MTSTADTAAARPGTTPAVALTIAGSEATGGAGAQADLKTFQELGVFGIANLTCIVSFDPKNSWNHRFVPMDQHVIADQLEATTAAYGAASGAPAVLDTVKIGMLGSPATISTVAAALEAGSYRNVVLDPVLICKGQEPGHALDTDQALKTRILPLATFVTPNHFEAESLSGLEITDVESLTAAAVRIHELSGAAVLAKGGVRLAGPDAVDVYYDGETIEILSAPKVGEVAVSGAGCSLAAAVTAELAKGATPLEAARTAKAFVTAGIRNRVASGAPFDALWQGGPR, translated from the coding sequence ATGACATCCACCGCTGACACCGCTGCCGCCCGCCCCGGGACCACACCCGCCGTCGCGCTGACCATCGCAGGTTCCGAAGCGACCGGCGGCGCCGGCGCGCAGGCCGACCTGAAGACCTTCCAGGAACTGGGCGTCTTTGGCATCGCGAACCTGACCTGCATCGTTTCCTTCGATCCCAAGAACAGCTGGAACCACCGCTTCGTCCCGATGGACCAACACGTCATCGCAGACCAGTTGGAGGCGACGACGGCGGCCTACGGTGCCGCGTCCGGCGCACCGGCGGTGCTGGACACCGTGAAGATCGGCATGCTGGGCAGCCCGGCCACGATTTCGACGGTGGCGGCGGCGCTGGAAGCCGGCAGTTACAGGAACGTGGTTCTGGACCCGGTGCTGATCTGCAAGGGCCAGGAGCCGGGCCATGCGCTGGACACGGACCAGGCGCTCAAGACCCGGATCCTGCCGCTGGCCACGTTCGTCACGCCGAACCACTTCGAGGCGGAGTCGCTCTCCGGCCTGGAGATCACCGACGTCGAGTCCCTCACGGCGGCCGCCGTCCGGATACACGAGCTCAGCGGCGCCGCGGTGCTCGCCAAGGGCGGCGTGCGCCTGGCCGGCCCGGACGCCGTCGACGTTTACTACGACGGCGAGACGATCGAGATCCTGTCCGCCCCTAAAGTCGGCGAAGTGGCAGTCTCCGGGGCTGGCTGCTCGCTGGCCGCCGCGGTGACGGCCGAGCTCGCCAAGGGGGCCACTCCGCTGGAGGCGGCCCGGACGGCCAAAGCATTTGTGACGGCCGGGATCCGTAACCGGGTGGCCTCGGGGGCGCCGTTCGACGCGCTCTGGCAGGGCGGCCCGCGCTAG
- a CDS encoding serpin family protein, producing the protein MKAKLVAAAAAAALALSACAASAPEMLTADGVQRVSADLSSHADELAMFRDSARTLGGALLADGGEAGNGNVVSSPVSLLIALAMLRAGAAGETAAEMDRVLGLPATNRDEAMNALLASLEKFDGDPGAVDEKEPPRKPVLHTANGLFVDKGARTGEVYLETLARQYGTGVYPVDFSDEAATKPAIDAWVNKNTGGRIKEAPAQYDPRNTFSLLNAVYFAAAWKVPFDPSDTADLPFTTASREQISVPTMQTIQDVDFAEGPGWQAVELPYADGFMMRLVLPDEGAPVADPGGFAAAEGALETAAPSPVQIYLPAWDHKSSFDLRKVFARLGLTQMLDTETDFNAIQRGMKLTQAAQAANITVAEKGTVAAAVTQINAKETSAGDGTLQVIRFDRPFHYEIVHIETGLPLFMGNVVDPRPASD; encoded by the coding sequence ATGAAAGCAAAACTTGTGGCAGCCGCGGCCGCCGCGGCTTTGGCATTGTCTGCCTGCGCCGCGTCGGCTCCCGAGATGCTGACGGCCGACGGCGTCCAACGGGTTTCCGCGGACCTGTCCTCTCATGCCGATGAGCTGGCAATGTTCCGGGACTCCGCACGGACTCTTGGTGGTGCCCTGCTGGCCGACGGCGGTGAAGCCGGCAACGGCAACGTGGTCTCGTCGCCGGTGAGCCTGCTGATTGCGCTGGCCATGCTGCGGGCGGGTGCCGCCGGAGAGACAGCGGCCGAAATGGACCGCGTGCTGGGACTCCCGGCAACCAACCGGGACGAAGCCATGAACGCGCTGCTGGCATCGCTGGAAAAGTTCGACGGCGACCCCGGCGCGGTGGACGAAAAGGAGCCGCCGCGGAAGCCGGTCCTGCACACCGCGAACGGACTGTTCGTGGACAAGGGTGCGCGCACGGGTGAGGTTTATCTGGAAACCCTCGCCCGGCAGTACGGTACCGGTGTCTACCCCGTGGACTTTTCGGATGAGGCTGCCACGAAGCCGGCAATCGACGCCTGGGTGAACAAGAACACCGGTGGCCGGATCAAGGAAGCGCCGGCGCAGTACGACCCAAGAAACACCTTCAGCCTGCTCAACGCGGTGTACTTCGCGGCGGCCTGGAAAGTACCCTTCGACCCCTCGGACACCGCGGACTTGCCCTTTACGACGGCGTCCCGTGAGCAGATCTCCGTTCCCACGATGCAGACCATCCAGGACGTCGACTTTGCCGAGGGCCCCGGCTGGCAGGCCGTAGAGCTGCCCTACGCGGACGGCTTCATGATGCGGCTCGTGTTGCCGGATGAAGGTGCTCCCGTCGCGGACCCCGGAGGTTTCGCCGCGGCCGAAGGGGCCCTTGAAACCGCGGCACCGTCGCCGGTGCAGATCTACCTGCCGGCGTGGGACCACAAGAGCAGCTTCGATCTGCGGAAAGTATTCGCCCGGCTGGGGCTGACACAGATGCTGGACACAGAAACCGACTTCAACGCGATCCAACGGGGCATGAAGCTCACGCAGGCGGCGCAGGCAGCGAACATCACCGTGGCGGAGAAAGGAACGGTTGCCGCGGCGGTTACCCAGATCAACGCGAAGGAGACAAGCGCCGGAGACGGGACGCTGCAGGTGATCCGCTTCGACCGGCCGTTCCATTATGAAATCGTCCACATCGAAACCGGATTACCCCTCTTCATGGGTAACGTGGTGGACCCCCGTCCGGCGTCCGACTGA